A region of the Apus apus isolate bApuApu2 chromosome 5, bApuApu2.pri.cur, whole genome shotgun sequence genome:
CCCACCACAGGTGAGCTGCATGTACCAAGACAAAAACAGCCCTTTtgagtggtttggtttttcctcaatacatttattttggttATGTATTACCCAgattaagagaaaaaacaggagcTGAAAAGCAGTTTCCCTTTAGCATCACAGTACACCGAGCCTTGCCCCAGCCCGAGCTCCCAGGGCCGGTGGCCAACTCGGCAGCATCGTTGCCACCTGGTGGCTACTGCAGAACGCGCTGCTGAGCTGCGGgagcctccagctccagccGGCACAGCCCGGGGCCCGGGGAGCCGCTGCCCACGGCAGCCACAAGCTCCGCGGAGCAGGCCAAGGGCCCTGCGCCCCTCCCcgggaggaggaaaaaaataaatacagggaaaaaaaatacaaaaaaagtttATTGCAAACTACTACAATAATTTATTGAAGCAAACTGCATGCGAGTGAAGGAGAGACATCgaggggaggaggagctgcaggagggctgTGTCAGTTTCACGGTTTCAAATGGGAGCGGGAAGGAAGCTACACCGGTCTCTCCTACATCAGGGGTTAGCAGGCTGTGGTTAGAGGACAGACAGGCAACTGGCCGagaccaggaaaagaaaaagacctaCGAGAGGCGAGTATGGAAGGACAAGGCAGGGAGTGGCAGGGATTAGAGGTGTCCGGACCAGGAAGCAAATGAGCTGCTCGATTCTGCGTCTCAAAAATGCAGCCAGTGGCAAATTGTGCTCCGCTTGGGATGGCTGGAGCAGACACAGGATGGAGCAGCTTCCCTCACCTCCCAGCCAGGTGCCAAGAGTTGTGTCACCAGAGGTGAGCAAGCCCTTGACCCATAAGCATTTTAGCGCCAtccctcagaaaacaaaaccccgAGCTCTCCGTTTAGTGTTCTGTGCAAGGCTCTGCCCACCCCTCCCACGGGCACAGGGGCAGGGCAcgaccagcagctccagcagctcagtcTGCAGCcatgggggctggggggcagggagggacagggcCAGCCCGTGCCACACGAGCACATCTGCTGCTGGCGGCCAGGATCCCGGGCAGGAGACATGCCACCACTCAACATGGCCCAGCCAGCCCCAAGTCTCCCCATATTGAAGACCCACACTGCTGCAGGGTGAAACCATCAGAGTTGGGTTTGAACACATTTAATCATGCTGCTTCTCTTTAGTCTACAAGGGGAGAGGACCAGCTGGCTACCCGAAAGCTTCCTGCTGGAAGTCACAGTAATTTGATCCAAGCAAGAAATCGGATCATCCCAACTGTGGAAACTGGTTCAGTTTAACACTACACCACCACAGACCTGACATGCACTGTCCCAGGGGACCCACATTCAGGTATGAGGGGCCCTCACCTCCAGGACTGGCTTGTGACCAGACCCTGCAGGCACGGGAGCCCCGGTGCAAGCACGTGGGATGCCCACGCCCAGGGCATAAGACATCAGCTTTGCAAACTGTTAAGCCACAAACCGCCCCAACACCAGAAGTGTTTCAACTTGCTCTAACAGATACCAGTGtaagggggggagggggcagatCAGGACAAATGGCCCAATAAAAGCTGCCAGGCTTGGGCCACAGCTGCATTTCCAGGCAGCACACGGGACAGAGTGGGTGTTCAGAGCCAGTTTCCTGTGAAAAGTTTCCTATTACATTCCATGTTTTATTGCCATTCTCCAGACCCCAGGTACCCGATTTTGCCTAGCTGTTCTGTGCTACAGACCAATTTAGCTCATCTTGTGCTCAGGCAAGATACTTCAGCTCAGCTCCCAATCACATaagccaaaccaaaaaaaccaagcaaacaaataaaaagcccaGGTTATTCTTCACCTCTTTCAAAAACACTATGAATTCAAGGCCACTGAATCTCCACACAAAGTTCCAGGTAAAAGCAAATAGATCCAAGTCTCCATAGCAGACACATCATATCCCATGTAAACTTTCCCAAGAGCTCAGAGCTGTCCTAACTATACCAGCAGGCAACACTTGAACTGCCACGTTTCATGGAAAGCAGGGGTACTTGCACAGAAGAGAGAAGCTTTGAGAACACTGCTGCACAACACCCTTCACCCAAAACAGGGGCAGGGAGAGAAGCCAACAGCCCCTTAGTCCCATGTCAGTTTACTGCCTTGGATAAACAAGCCTGAGACAACCATATCTAGTCCCTGCTTCTGTCTCTTTGTCTAGACCTGGTGAGGCAGAGTTGGATGAGGAGCACAACATCCTCCAGCAGCAAGCAGCTCACAACTGTTCTAAGACACAAGTTCCTGGCTAACGATGTTCTTCCCTAAAAGGCTAGGGAGCAAGGGGGAGGCAAGAAGAGCATTTAATGCAAGCTCACCCCAgcctgggaaggaaggagacaaCAGCCAGCTGTTCCACCACTCACCTCATCCTCCTGCTTAAAACGCTGCTGCAGAGGCTCCCACTGCACACAGGCTCATCTCCAGGGACTCTCCCCCTACTCTGGGAAAGCTGCGAGACATCTGACTCCAGCAGGCTGCCTTCCCCCGGGCTCTCCCGGCTGCTCTTGCGACAGCGTGACGCGCTCCCTGCAGCTCTAGTGCGAAGGAGCACACTGGGAAATGGCCTGAACCCCTTCCACACCCCCCACCAAGAACATAACTCAAAAATACCGACCCTTTTTTAATCAATAAATAAGGAATCTTGTTACCACAACACAAAAACGAAACATGTTCAAAGTGCAAATTACTGTCGTCAAACTGGGATGCTCCTCCTTGCCTCTCCCACGCAGGGCTCCCGTAGCCCCCGGGCCTCTCCAAGCAAACATGATCTATGAGCCAGGGCGTTCCCTCGACTTCctgccagagctggagcagaggagcgTGGTGGGGAGAGGGACGTGCTCTGTCTCACAGCTCACCCTGCTGAGGGGGCCTAAAGTGCCAAGCCAAactcccagccctgggaggaaGAATGAGACTGCAAGGACCAGAGTGCAGCGATGCATAGAAGTTGGGATCAGGGGCGAGAGGGAGTCCTAAGAAACTTGTCCAGAGCACATCAAATGCTTTCTAGTTTGCGAGTGGGGCCACGTCAAGGAACCAGAAAGGCATCTATCTGCGTTGGGGTAGAGCGAGAGGTTTCAGGAGTGCCCCCTGCAGAAATCCATTGCTCAATCCAACTTGCTCTGGTAATGGCAGCATCTGCCCCTTTCTACAAAGGAGCAGCGCGAGAGAGAGAAGTGCTTGGGAGAAAGAGGATGCGCTGTGATCCACACTGGAGGGGAGCAGACCCTTCGGTTATTTACTAGTACTGTAAGTGTTCTTtaacttttctctctttcagtaagtgtctcagcttttttttttttttttttttttccttttaaatacagAGTCCCAGCACCCACGTGCTCCCCGCCCACTAGGGTCCAGTGGAGTCTGAATCTTCAATGAGCACCTCTGTGGTGGCTCCCAGGATCTCTGTGTTCATGACCAGCCCCTCTGGGTTTGCACTGCTGCCGCTGCCCACAAAGAGCTTGCCATCAGCCACCAGGCTGACGCGCTCGGCGCCTCCGCAGAAGGTCTTCGGGACCCCCTCGGGGGTGAGCAGCAGGCAGTCAGCGGGGGCCGCGCTTCCCAGGGGGtcaggaaggagggggaggccCTGGCCGTCGGTGGGCGGCACAATGGCCTCAGGATTAGTGCCCAGGATGTCAGTGCTGGTGATCAGGGCACCTGCGTTGGCAGCCAGTGCTTCAGCAATAAGCACTTCAGGGTGGCTCTTGGCTTTGTGAGCCACCACGCTGTCCTTCTTCTCAAACTTCTTGCCGCAAATGTTGCAGGAGAACTGGTAGAATGAGTCTGCATCGTGCTTCTTCATGTGCCAGTTGAGGGAAGCCTTCTGCCGGCAGGTGAACCCGCAGATCTCACAcctgggaggggagaaggggaaggtCACAACAAAGGGACATCCCCACACACTTGTGGGGACAGCAGTAGCAAAGAGATAACCCAGGACAACAGCAGGGACTCGCTACAATGGGATGTCACCGCGGCTCCagctcttccagttttatttgCAGAGGGCTTATGTTCCTCAGATTTCTCCTGAGACATTGCCTCAAGGAGCAGGTGAGACAAGTGGCACCTCCAACACTCCTACAGGTGTGCGTTTAAAGAGAGGCGGGAGACCAAGAACAGGTTCCAGCCTTGActtcagagctgctcctgctcttggCACGGCCCAAGAACACCCTTGGTGTACCCAGGGGTCCTCAATGTAGGGGAGCAAGAGACAGGCAGAGGTACTCACTGCAAGGGCTTCTCGCCCGTATGGATCATTCGGTGCACCGCCAAGTTATGAGAACTCTTAAACGCCCGGGCACAGTACTCACAGATGTAATCCCTTTGATCTAAAAAGCAACACCAGTTGGAGCATTACTCTCCCACAGATCTGCTCCCTTTCCCAGCTCTCACATGTTGCAGGCAAAGCTGcccaagaagcagcagaactAGAAGTGCTGGGAGGCCGGCTGGCATAGAAAAGGAGGTGCCCAGCAATAcaacacagcagctggagagttAAGGAGTGATTAAGACTCTCCTAAGAGCTAATTATCCATTCTGACCAATACTGAAGGACTGGCAATTTAGGATAGAGTTTGACTTGGTTTGTTCCTCTACAGAACCCCCGAGTGCTACTCACCAAGAGGTGAATTAAAAGCctatttctttaatttccttaaaatacagtaatccagaaggaaataatattgTGCTACTGCTGCAAATCTTTGTCACCTGCCTTGGCTTCAGTCTCCCCAGAAGTCCTagagcttttccatttttctcccctccctcccctctctgttCACTGATCTGAGGAGGAGTTTGTATCCGTTTCCCACCGCGCGGTACCTGTGTGGTGCTTGGCATGCCGCAGGAGCTGCTTCTGGAGTCGGAAGAGCCGACCACAGGAGGGATGAGGACACAcgtattttttcttcagcaagtgCTGGTACTTTATGTGATGCTACAAAGGAAGAGTGAAAGTTTGTAGACTCTATCTTTACATGGCTAAGAGAACAGCTGAGACACATGGATCCCAGATGGCCCCTTGGCCAGCCACCAGACCCCAGTCTCTGACAAGACACCCTTACAGCACAAACGCAAAGGCTTTGATCtccatttgaaagaaaacaaacgAATGTGGACCCCTAGCAATTGGGCAGAAAGACACAACTGGCCACAGGTGGTTAAATCTACCAAAACGTCACTATTAGAAAGGGTGTTTCAGTGCCAGTGGAGGATTAGATACCTGCTCTGAATggcccctccctgccctcagacATGCCACTCAGGAAGGGAAAAGCCTCAACCAACCTGCAAGTAACGCGGGTGAGCCAGGACTGTGCCGCAGCCTTCCATCTCGCAGCGGACATACTGTATTGGGggcttcttcctgaggaggccGTAAGGAGGGGGCAGTGGTTAGAGGATGCAGCTGAAGCCAGGGCAACAGCAAGAGAAATGACTGAGTGCAGCTCAGTGATGTGAGAGCAGAGGACTACTGCTCCAGTATTCTTGTTTGGGCTGTGCTCACACTATCCAGTATTTCACTCCACTCCTGGCACTACTTGAGGGCTCTTCCCAGAGCTGAGAAAACCACAGGAGAGAGTTCCCAGAACTGGCTAATGCTAGGCTAAGGATCTACTCAGAAGTGAGAAGGAGGGAGTTAGGGTTCAGTTGGAAAAAATCAATCCCACACCTAcagggagaagggggaaggaaaggaaggaagtcGAGGcatgctgctattttttttttatatatatttttttttctttccttgaaggCAGATTTCTGTCCTGTACAAGAGAGATGGCTTTGAGATAATCAACATCTCTGTGCAGGACACAAGGGAAACAAGTCTTCAGAACAGAACTGAGGGGAACACTTACCTTCTCTTGGGCAGCCTTGGGCTCTTGTcatcctttctcctccttcccctcctgtaACAGGGTTACAGAAACAGAATTGGAAGAAACTTCTCTACATTGGTAGTGGGCAGAGCTTTTGAAGTGTATGCTATAAAGCAGGA
Encoded here:
- the ZFP91 gene encoding E3 ubiquitin-protein ligase ZFP91 isoform X1, which produces MLFIIIDEIATGVSDPKEEKEEEEEVSSAPSRGSPAGAGRPGRSWRSRAARQRHAERARAARTKPGALQLVCKSEPNADQLEYVVTEEHQSPARVSSDDEEMLISEEEVPFKDDPRDETYKPHLEKETPKQRRKTSKVKEEKEKQKEIKLEVKEENEFQEDEEPPRKRGRRRKDDKSPRLPKRRKKPPIQYVRCEMEGCGTVLAHPRYLQHHIKYQHLLKKKYVCPHPSCGRLFRLQKQLLRHAKHHTDQRDYICEYCARAFKSSHNLAVHRMIHTGEKPLQCEICGFTCRQKASLNWHMKKHDADSFYQFSCNICGKKFEKKDSVVAHKAKSHPEVLIAEALAANAGALITSTDILGTNPEAIVPPTDGQGLPLLPDPLGSAAPADCLLLTPEGVPKTFCGGAERVSLVADGKLFVGSGSSANPEGLVMNTEILGATTEVLIEDSDSTGP
- the ZFP91 gene encoding E3 ubiquitin-protein ligase ZFP91 isoform X3, translating into MEPYWDPKEEKEEEEEVSSAPSRGSPAGAGRPGRSWRSRAARQRHAERARAARTKPGALQLVCKSEPNADQLEYVVTEEHQSPARVSSDDEEMLISEEEVPFKDDPRDETYKPHLEKETPKQRRKTSKVKEEKEKQKEIKLEVKEENEFQEDEEPPRKRGRRRKDDKSPRLPKRRKKPPIQYVRCEMEGCGTVLAHPRYLQHHIKYQHLLKKKYVCPHPSCGRLFRLQKQLLRHAKHHTDQRDYICEYCARAFKSSHNLAVHRMIHTGEKPLQCEICGFTCRQKASLNWHMKKHDADSFYQFSCNICGKKFEKKDSVVAHKAKSHPEVLIAEALAANAGALITSTDILGTNPEAIVPPTDGQGLPLLPDPLGSAAPADCLLLTPEGVPKTFCGGAERVSLVADGKLFVGSGSSANPEGLVMNTEILGATTEVLIEDSDSTGP
- the ZFP91 gene encoding E3 ubiquitin-protein ligase ZFP91 isoform X2 — protein: MLFIIIDEIATGVSDPKEEKEEEEEVSSAPSRGSPAGAGRPGRSWRSRAARQRHAERARAARTKPGALQLVCKSEPNADQLEYVVTEEHQSPARVSDDEEMLISEEEVPFKDDPRDETYKPHLEKETPKQRRKTSKVKEEKEKQKEIKLEVKEENEFQEDEEPPRKRGRRRKDDKSPRLPKRRKKPPIQYVRCEMEGCGTVLAHPRYLQHHIKYQHLLKKKYVCPHPSCGRLFRLQKQLLRHAKHHTDQRDYICEYCARAFKSSHNLAVHRMIHTGEKPLQCEICGFTCRQKASLNWHMKKHDADSFYQFSCNICGKKFEKKDSVVAHKAKSHPEVLIAEALAANAGALITSTDILGTNPEAIVPPTDGQGLPLLPDPLGSAAPADCLLLTPEGVPKTFCGGAERVSLVADGKLFVGSGSSANPEGLVMNTEILGATTEVLIEDSDSTGP